From Penaeus monodon isolate SGIC_2016 chromosome 42, NSTDA_Pmon_1, whole genome shotgun sequence, one genomic window encodes:
- the LOC119598898 gene encoding alpha-(1,3)-fucosyltransferase C-like — translation MLAKNRIYIALPLVFMVAVYKSGLITNQTRFLKPVPPPVAPDGTPASRSQRIPTTASHDVAFEDNISKALHHNSSWSSAEVSSSSALGERRKENIPDATQTEKSETKKILFYTKFFSEGWQTFLGNRTNLTLQGCPEARCVFTFDPDDDQDDADALIFHANDFDAKAVPRARRPHQKYVWFNLEAPVPRGDHQRGRPWGRDFFNWTFTYNRDSDLFMPYGVFTPLQAEEHDLSGRPSLMNKSSTIFLKYMQDLNNNVSLEDDLQHDWSSFLRRPKIVAWMVSNCFTWSGREKYVQELQKYVQVDVYGKCGSLTCGKNHRDTYCYTDVLSSSYLFYLSFENNLCRDYITEKVWFPMLHGLVPVVYGGATYIDYLPPHSYIDARTLSPRDLAELLIKVSNSRTEYARYHLWRQYWKVKPFPPLCELCFKLHRESNVTTVPDLQAWWTSANNCTYLRPSSASGVLSFSEKLSGAAKMLTLWAKTALQVMP, via the exons ATGTTGGCCAAGAATAGAATCTACATCGCCCTCCCTCTGGTGTTTATGGTGGCTGTCTACAAGAGTGGCTTGATCACGAATCAGACGAGATTTCTGAAGCCTGTGCCGCCGCCCGTGGCTCCAGATGGAACTCCAGCTTCTCGGAGCCAAAGAATTCCAACTACAGCATCACACGACGTCGCGTTCGAAGACAACATTTCGAAGGCGCTGCATCACAACAGCAGCTGGTCTTCAGCGGAAGTGTCCTCATCAAGTGCGCTTggagaacgaaggaaagaaaacatcCCCGATGCAACTCAGACAGAAAAATCCGAAACGAAAAAGATTCTTTTCTACACCAAGTTCTTCAGCGAGGGCTGGCAGACCTTCTTGGGCAACAGAACGAACCTGACCTTACAAGGTTGCCCTGAAGCCCGTTGCGTGTTCACCTTTGACCCCGACGACGACCAAGACGATGCCGACGCCCTCATCTTCCACGCCAACGATTTCGACGCCAAGGCGGTGCCAAGGGCGCGGCGACCCCACCAGAAGTACGTCTGGTTCAACCTTGAAGCCCCGGTGCCCAGGGGAGATCACCAGAGGGGCAGGCCCTGGGGTCGCGACTTCTTCAACTGGACCTTCACTTACAACAGGGACTCTGACTTGTTCATGCCGTACGGCGTGTTCACGCCGCTTCAAG CTGAAGAACATGATCTCTCGGGCCGACCTTCGCTCATGAATAAAAGCAGCACGATCTTCCTCAAGTACATGCAAGACCTGAACAACAACGTTTCCCTCGAGGACGACCTCCAGCACGACTGGTCCTCCTTCCTGCGTCGGCCGAAAATTGTTGCTTGGATGGTGTCGAACTGCTTCACTTGGTCAG GTCGCGAAAAGTACGTGCAGGAGTTGCAGAAATACGTACAGGTGGACGTGTACGGCAAGTGCGGGTCTCTCACGTGCGGCAAGAACCACCGTGACACGTACTGCTACACTGACGTCCTCTCCTCCAGTTATCTCTTCTACCTGTCCTTCGAGAACAATTTGTGCCGGGATTACATAACCGagaag GTGTGGTTTCCGATGCTCCACGGGCTGGTGCCAGTAGTCTATGGAGGGGCTACATATATAGACTACCTCCCCCCACACTCCTACATTGATGCGAGGACTTTGTCGCCGAGGGATCTTGCTGAACTCCTTATCAA ggTATCCAACTCCCGCACAGAATACGCTCGCTATCACCTGTGGCGCCAGTACTGGAAGGTCAAGCCGTTCCCTCCCTTGTGCGAACTCTGCTTCAAGCTTCACCGGGAGAGCAACGTGACGACCGTGCCCGACCTCCAAGCCTGGTGGACCTCGGCCAACAACTGCACTTACCTGCGACCGTCTTCGGCTTCTGGGGTTTTGTCCTTCTCGGAAAAGTTGTCCGGAGCCGCCAAGATGCTGACCCTCTGGGCGAAGACGGCTCTGCAGGTCATGCCTTGA